ATCGATTCAGGCAAATCTGGAAGGACATACGGCGATTCACAATGATATCAGTCCGATGTCTTTGTTTTTGGCGAAATCGAGACAGATCGTTCCTGCGATAGAGAGTATGGAAAAAATTCTTTCTCGCCTCGATCTCAAAAAGAAAACGAAAGAAGAAAAAGAAGATAAGGACCTGCTTGCGTTCTATCACAGAGACACCTTGAACGAGATTAAAAATCTCAAGAGAATTCTTTCGCAAGACGCTTCTCCTGAGATTCAATACATCGGAGTCACGGCGCTCTCCCGTTTACACGGACACAGTGACGGATTCTTTTCCGTTTATAGCTTTCCCCAAATTTCCATTCCTGCGAGCGCTCAAAAACGCAATAACGAAAAGAAGGGGATTCGTCCCGAATATAAAGAGATTAAGTCGAGAATCATGCAGAAAATGAAGAGAGACTTAAAAACTCCTCTTCCTCCGTTTTACCACGAATTTTCCGGAAGAAATCGTTATACGAATCATTCTTCTTTGCATCTGGAATCTTTGGAAGACTCGGCTACCGATCTTGTCATAACGTCTCCACCTTTCCTCGATAAGGTGAACTATGAAGAGGACAATTGGCTTCGTTATTGGTTCTTAGAGATCGAACTTCCGGATCATAAAAAGCCGAGTATTTTTTCGACTCTTTCCGGTTGGACCGATTTTATACACGGAACCTTGGAAGAACTCTCCCGAGTATTAAGGCCGCAGGGTGTTTGTGTAATGGAAGTCGGAGATATCAAAAAAGGAAGAACCGTTTTCAACCTGGATGAGTACGTGATCCAAGCGGCGTCCGGCACCGGATTAGAATGGGAAACGACGTTTATCAATGATCAGAAGTTTACCAAACTCTCCAACTGTTGGAACGTTTCGAATAACGAAAAAGGTACGAATTCGAATCGTTGTGTCGTCTTTCGAAATTATAAATAAAAGAAATTGTGGGAACTCCTATGGTTTCTCCGAAAGACCCGCGGTAAAAAAGAAGTAGGAACTCTTACAAGGTTTGGCCGCATCCGCTGCGCGGTCGGGCCGCTCCGGGCTCGCGAAGTCTCGCTCGGTCTAAAACGCGCAGAATATTTTTTTAGAAGTCCGACTTTTTTCCCAAGAGCGCGGTTTTAGACTGAAACCCTCCGCGTCCCTTGCGGTGTGGGAACTCCTTCGTTTTCTGGAGAGAAGATCTTTGTCCTTTGTAGTGTGGGAACTCCTTCGTTTTCAAAGAAAAAGTCTTTGAACTCGACAAAGGCCCTTCTACGGATCGCATTTTGGGTCCGGGCCCTGAATTTATGAGAAAGTCGCCCGGAGAGGGGGTAGCGTAAGACGCTTTGCGTCTGCAGCGAGGGGGAGACTTCCCCCTTTCCATAAACTCTCATTTTTTACGAATTCTGTCTCTAAATCCGAGCTTTCCCCTTCACCAATTTCGAAATTCTACCGAACTTAAATTCAGAAGAGGGTTACCGGAATATGATGCGCTCACTCTGGACTGCGGCTACGGGTATGATTGCCCAGCAATTCCATATCGATACGATTTCAAACAACTTGGCGAACGTAAACACGACCGGTTTTAAAAAGAATCGCGCGGACTTTGAAGACTTAGTCTATCAACATCAGGTTTTGGCCGGAACACCGGCGACCTCCGTAAGCGAGATTCCTACCGGCGTGAACGTCGGTCACGGGGTACGGGCGGCCGCGTCCCAAAAACTTTTCGAGATCGGTTCCTTTCAAGCGACCGGTAACAAACTGGATATGGCGATCACGGGAGAAATGGGATTTTTTAAAATCCAAATGCCGGACGGAAGTTTTGCGTTCTCTAGGGACGGGTCTTTTAAGATCGACTCGAACCAACAAGTGGTGACGTCTAACGGATATCTATTGGAACCGCCCCTCATCCTACCGGAAGGTGCAATCTTAAACACACTCATGATCTCCGAACAAGGAGAAGTCACCGTAAAAGTCGGCGCCGACATTCGACCCATCGTGATCGGTCAGGTCGAACTCTATCGTTTTGTAAACCCTGCCGGTCTTACTGCGATTGGAAAAAACTTATTTCAAGAAACGATGGCCTCGGGACCCGAAATTCCGGGCACTCCGGGAATGGAGGGATTTGGAAACGTCCTTCAGGGATTTCTCGAGATGAGTAACGTGAAAATCGTGGAAGAAATGGTGAACATGATCGTCGCACAGAGAGCGTACGAATCGAATTCGAAAGCGATTCAGACCTCGGATAACATGCTCTCCACCGCGATCTCACTCAAGAGATAAGAATTTTATAAATTTCTTATGAAGCTTTTAGCGAATCTCCTCTTTCTTCTTTTCATTTTGAATCCTCTTTTGGGAAGGGG
The Leptospira stimsonii DNA segment above includes these coding regions:
- a CDS encoding site-specific DNA-methyltransferase, with protein sequence MSTALKRKERKIQTGEFWTSRQRQSHSIHYSVSYRASFKPELPAFFLEKYLSGSKGVVLDPFGGRGTTSIQANLEGHTAIHNDISPMSLFLAKSRQIVPAIESMEKILSRLDLKKKTKEEKEDKDLLAFYHRDTLNEIKNLKRILSQDASPEIQYIGVTALSRLHGHSDGFFSVYSFPQISIPASAQKRNNEKKGIRPEYKEIKSRIMQKMKRDLKTPLPPFYHEFSGRNRYTNHSSLHLESLEDSATDLVITSPPFLDKVNYEEDNWLRYWFLEIELPDHKKPSIFSTLSGWTDFIHGTLEELSRVLRPQGVCVMEVGDIKKGRTVFNLDEYVIQAASGTGLEWETTFINDQKFTKLSNCWNVSNNEKGTNSNRCVVFRNYK
- the flgG gene encoding flagellar basal-body rod protein FlgG, giving the protein MRSLWTAATGMIAQQFHIDTISNNLANVNTTGFKKNRADFEDLVYQHQVLAGTPATSVSEIPTGVNVGHGVRAAASQKLFEIGSFQATGNKLDMAITGEMGFFKIQMPDGSFAFSRDGSFKIDSNQQVVTSNGYLLEPPLILPEGAILNTLMISEQGEVTVKVGADIRPIVIGQVELYRFVNPAGLTAIGKNLFQETMASGPEIPGTPGMEGFGNVLQGFLEMSNVKIVEEMVNMIVAQRAYESNSKAIQTSDNMLSTAISLKR